One genomic segment of Flavobacteriaceae bacterium includes these proteins:
- a CDS encoding isoprenyl transferase yields MDKKLLINLQKVPKHVAAIMDGNGRWAKSKGMNRVFGHRNAITAVRNTVDAAFGIGVEVLTLYAFSTENWNRPKLEVDALMNLLISNLKKELPEFHKKNIQVNAIGNLQLLPKKALNILTHVIDETQSYTKIKLVFALSYGSREEIVNTIKNISQKVVNKEISIEEIDEKVINSHLYTFNLPDVDLMIRTGGEKRISNYLLWQMAYAELYFTDIFWPDFRKEDFYDAIMEYQNRERRFGKTSEQISVLEK; encoded by the coding sequence ATGGATAAAAAACTACTCATTAATTTACAAAAAGTACCTAAGCATGTAGCCGCTATTATGGACGGCAATGGTCGTTGGGCGAAAAGTAAAGGAATGAATCGTGTTTTTGGACATAGAAATGCGATAACTGCAGTTAGAAATACTGTAGACGCTGCGTTTGGAATTGGTGTGGAAGTACTTACCCTGTATGCTTTTTCAACGGAAAATTGGAATAGACCTAAGTTAGAGGTAGATGCATTAATGAACTTATTAATCTCTAACCTAAAAAAAGAATTGCCCGAATTTCATAAAAAAAATATTCAGGTAAATGCGATCGGAAACTTACAATTACTTCCTAAAAAGGCGTTGAATATTTTAACTCATGTAATTGATGAGACACAAAGCTATACAAAAATTAAATTGGTTTTTGCTTTGAGTTACGGATCCCGAGAGGAAATTGTTAATACAATTAAAAACATATCCCAAAAAGTTGTTAATAAAGAAATTAGTATTGAAGAAATTGACGAAAAAGTTATTAATAGTCATTTATATACATTTAATTTGCCCGACGTTGATTTAATGATTAGAACCGGTGGCGAAAAAAGGATCAGTAATTACCTTTTATGGCAAATGGCTTACGCCGAATTGTATTTTACAGATATATTTTGGCCGGATTTTAGAAAAGAAGATTTTTACGACGCAATCATGGAATATCAGAACAGAGAAAGACGATTTGGAAAAACAAGCGAGCAAATTTCGGTACTTGAAAAATAG